The following proteins are co-located in the Lentibacillus sp. JNUCC-1 genome:
- a CDS encoding response regulator, producing the protein MRAILVDDEYLALQYLERMIGKVSNIEIVATFTYLDLNRHASIIESVDLVFLDIEMPGMNGLELAERITEVNPGIDVVFVTAFNEYAVQAFELNALDYVMKPVQLERLKKTIERIENSKPDGVSSDHDTLQISVFGELDFARSDQHIRLQWRTKKAEELFLYLLLRTGETIHKSTLVDVIWTEYDLDKAYAHLYTAIYHIRKTLSPYKNYLTVKNRQEGYVLYTDNIALDTWQWEKQVRTMPPVAVDTIADHEAVMDMYTAPYLAHYDYIWTDNERFRLEHLWLQHAYKLADFYQHHDDLEKAQEWYIQICSTSPEEEHAALALMKLYALHGYRGLVTHQFNTLKHALKKVDIPMDPDIVDWYEQWKNTYESN; encoded by the coding sequence ATGAGAGCCATTCTAGTGGATGATGAATACTTAGCACTTCAGTATTTGGAGCGAATGATAGGTAAAGTCAGCAATATTGAGATCGTGGCTACATTTACATATTTGGATCTTAATAGGCACGCATCCATTATAGAGTCCGTTGATCTCGTTTTTTTAGACATAGAAATGCCAGGAATGAATGGGTTGGAGCTTGCTGAACGCATAACCGAAGTCAATCCTGGTATTGATGTTGTGTTTGTGACGGCTTTTAACGAATATGCTGTTCAGGCATTTGAACTGAATGCCCTTGATTACGTCATGAAACCCGTTCAACTCGAACGTTTAAAGAAGACGATTGAACGGATTGAAAATTCTAAGCCTGATGGTGTTTCATCCGATCATGATACGCTGCAAATCAGTGTGTTCGGGGAACTTGATTTCGCTCGTTCTGACCAGCACATAAGACTTCAGTGGCGAACGAAAAAAGCTGAGGAACTCTTTCTTTACCTCTTGCTCAGAACCGGGGAAACCATTCATAAATCCACATTGGTTGATGTGATCTGGACTGAATATGATCTAGATAAAGCTTATGCTCACCTATATACAGCCATTTATCATATCAGAAAAACCCTCTCCCCTTACAAAAATTATTTGACAGTCAAAAACAGACAAGAAGGCTATGTGCTCTACACAGACAATATTGCGCTTGATACTTGGCAATGGGAGAAACAAGTGCGAACCATGCCCCCAGTTGCAGTGGATACCATTGCCGATCATGAGGCTGTTATGGATATGTATACAGCCCCTTACCTCGCTCACTATGACTACATATGGACAGACAATGAACGGTTCCGACTCGAACACCTGTGGCTCCAACATGCGTATAAACTGGCTGACTTTTATCAGCATCATGATGATCTGGAAAAGGCACAGGAATGGTATATCCAGATTTGCAGCACATCACCAGAAGAAGAACATGCTGCACTTGCCCTCATGAAGCTCTATGCCCTGCACGGGTATAGAGGACTCGTGACACATCAATTCAACACATTAAAACACGCATTGAAAAAAGTGGATATTCCAATGGATCCTGATATCGTCGATTGGTATGAGCAATGGAAAAATACTTATGAATCTAATTGA
- a CDS encoding Cna B-type domain-containing protein, whose amino-acid sequence MNKRLSILFIFMLLFQSISGGLVFAEGAKGSSGDSIFTDVQLTDSENNPVSDEQSPETVNVHIAWTLENIAIEDVKDTYTLSLPEQLQIEGKQQGDVIYEDNTLGSYELSVEGVLTVLLNDIHEEYEHASGEIVIDHVPMRQAQESEQDPNEKSGTSDDKTEDETSVSKKEASEDEGQSNDDQSEADSSSSDKREESNQINIDKNQEKGEKEQKPTEEKKSKNDSEAKKDKERTIGTFAEIQENIFTFKSLTYDGEEIADGSIIDIGDGTKVEIEFKWDTEGLDVKSGDTASMQLPDVFEQVSTPEKNIVTSGITVGTYSIQDGELKFVFNDKIEDGDVSNGKVGLNLDFNLQKFEEDIEQVIDFNDSEETTLNVVAKPNKTASSITKEGHPDQKHNASEITWTVDVINNSEETVTDATLNDSLPDGLGLPENLVVKSLSTDLDGNKVVGDEVNTYSGNITDGIKFDELKPFKGYRVEYTTPITDKDKTEFTNDASFYNGIKDLPASATVDGLTTSNPIEKSGKYNDETGQIDWTIVANENGTDINNVIIEDELPDALTLVKETLKVNKYVDGSQSEVIEIGPANFPIELGETAANEHYEIKFSTDIDYTAVNEGNYQKTNSFTNTTTLKDGKDELGDDGATVDFDREPLLEKAGKSNVDYDNKTLSWTIDVNKAKHPFGDLTITDTIPDGLSLAEDDIEITDEDGNDFPAESIDIDQKEVTINLSDVGTKHLTIEYTTDIEKFDVDNFKNTVSIGGDGIGEGDHDTGHEITPPGNSFDKNFEGIDYNKKTMDWSLKVDPKREAITDLEITDTFPNQGMILDDDSVEVNHSNQDKSLVKGTDYTLEPIGEGYQKGFTIKLIGDFSSLDKGYLTVDYTTSYDPEFEVGGNTLDPHVNTEGNEQVYVNKANYQGTTENGNGFNEDREADTIVREDSWNSGKKEGKLVNVDSDGNLEDGWQSGSERKIAWQLYTNYQKQNLGDNVEITDTLDYKGEIDEDSIKVSTYDVDSGGKTTINEDDVLDSSKYTVNVTGDEFTLTFDETVEKRYVVEFLTTVPDISQERYTNKATVKVGSDEYPYSGTVDYKEYDHFLDKSAIGQEGSDVYIGDEIDWEVNVNDSLSVIENPEIIDTISAGLEYVEGTLEVSTKDGKSLSEGTDYTLTKTTTEAGETVLTIELKETLDQALTLNYTTVVTAEDGDTVNNKISLNGENIETETITSEELTAEQFSWVEGEFNENRGALQITKVDSETGDPIANNPATFELYYNLNGERVQFGDQYQTDENGQLLIGNLPLRTYYVKEVEAPTGYIIDGTEQEIDVTDPYGSEENVYEMEFTNTVEKTDISVTKEWEDAHDQDGARPDSVDVQLLADNEPIGVSEELSEKNDWTHEWKNLDEYQSNGDKINYTVEEVDVPEGYKSQIDKADDSNITITNTYEPKTIDVLVSKKWDDAEDQDGFRPNNVTVNLLNGSEVVREVKLNKDNGWQHTFADLPKFADGVEIDYSVTEDSVGHYSTDIVTTNTEEGLSSVITNSYTPEKTTATVTKVWKDGENQDGNRPKTVTVQLLADGNPHGDPVEVSATDSWTYTWKGLDLKSDGEPIEYTVEEKGVSEEYEVSLDNKDHGNLVITNAYEPETTEISVAKSWDDNSNQDGVRPDNVTVNLLADGEVERTTVLNAEKGWKHTFTDLPVNENGDKIKYTVTENNVPEYSSSIEVDPESENGYVVTNTHTPAETSATVTKDWNDERNQDGKRPESIEVQLTADGEPVGETVTLSKKDKWSHTWNGLDLYADGKEIDYSVKELDVPEKYTVTVNDKNHGNIIITNSYIPERTEVPVIKIWDDADDQDGERPAHIKLNLLNDRGEIVKSAVVQEQEGNEWEYTFTDIPKYEKGKEINYRVTEDFVSDYSTTIEENPEAENGFVVKNAYTPEKTSVTVTKGWNDEENQDGKRPESIDVQLTADGEPVGEAVTLSKAENWTHTWSELDQYADGEEIDYSVEELDVPEAYTVTINDKNHGNIMITNSYTPEKTEVPVTKTWKDDDNQDGTRSKAITVNLLANSKIVDTVVVTKTDNWKYTFTNLSKYEAGEEIEYTITENAVEGYDTTIGGYNIVNLRVGETEVMGEKTWLDDTSEVRPDTITVNLLQNGEKISTKEVTAEDDWAYSFTDLEKFDEQGVEYEYTVEEKPVDGYKTTINGFDITNTRVGLTDLEVSKTWKGDTSEDRPDAITVDLLQNGEVIKTVDITSDMDWTHTFTELDQYDDQGGAYVYSVQEHEVKGYTSMTEEVDGGFEITNTLDVTPPEPEDPKDPQDPEDPNDPGDPGSPTDPSDPNDPNQPDNTLPKTATNMFNLLIIGLLLAASGITLMAYRKRREA is encoded by the coding sequence ATGAACAAGAGATTAAGCATATTATTCATTTTCATGCTCTTGTTTCAATCTATTTCGGGCGGACTTGTCTTTGCAGAAGGAGCGAAGGGAAGTTCTGGAGACAGTATTTTCACCGATGTCCAGCTGACGGATAGTGAGAACAATCCAGTCAGCGACGAACAGTCGCCTGAAACTGTAAATGTACACATAGCCTGGACACTGGAAAACATAGCGATTGAGGATGTGAAAGATACATATACGCTTTCCCTTCCGGAGCAATTGCAGATTGAGGGAAAACAGCAGGGCGATGTTATCTATGAAGATAATACGCTCGGTTCATATGAACTTTCTGTCGAGGGGGTTCTAACTGTATTACTTAACGATATTCATGAAGAATACGAGCATGCTTCAGGGGAGATTGTAATTGATCATGTTCCTATGAGGCAGGCACAAGAATCCGAACAGGATCCAAACGAGAAGTCGGGTACTTCAGATGACAAAACTGAGGATGAAACAAGTGTATCCAAAAAAGAAGCTTCCGAAGATGAGGGACAATCAAATGACGATCAATCCGAAGCTGATAGCTCTTCCTCTGATAAGCGGGAGGAAAGCAACCAAATAAACATAGATAAAAACCAGGAAAAAGGGGAGAAAGAACAAAAGCCTACTGAGGAAAAAAAGTCTAAAAATGACTCAGAAGCTAAAAAAGACAAAGAGAGAACGATAGGTACTTTTGCAGAAATACAAGAAAATATATTTACGTTCAAAAGCTTGACGTATGACGGCGAGGAGATTGCAGATGGGTCCATTATCGACATTGGTGATGGAACAAAAGTGGAAATTGAGTTTAAGTGGGATACCGAGGGACTTGATGTTAAAAGCGGGGATACCGCTTCAATGCAGTTGCCAGATGTGTTTGAACAAGTCTCCACACCTGAAAAGAATATAGTTACAAGTGGTATCACTGTTGGTACTTATAGTATTCAAGATGGTGAATTGAAGTTTGTATTCAATGATAAAATTGAAGATGGTGATGTATCCAACGGAAAAGTCGGGTTAAATTTAGACTTCAATTTACAAAAGTTTGAAGAAGATATCGAACAGGTCATTGATTTTAATGATTCAGAGGAAACAACATTAAACGTTGTGGCAAAACCTAATAAAACTGCCAGTAGCATTACGAAAGAAGGACATCCGGATCAAAAACACAATGCAAGTGAGATTACATGGACCGTTGATGTCATCAATAATAGCGAAGAAACAGTTACTGACGCTACATTGAATGATTCTTTACCAGATGGCCTGGGTTTACCGGAAAATCTTGTTGTAAAATCATTATCAACTGATTTGGATGGTAACAAAGTAGTAGGAGATGAAGTAAATACCTATTCTGGTAATATCACAGATGGTATAAAATTTGATGAGTTGAAGCCGTTCAAGGGTTACCGTGTGGAATATACTACCCCTATTACTGATAAAGATAAAACAGAATTCACAAATGATGCTTCATTCTACAATGGCATTAAGGACCTACCTGCATCAGCTACTGTAGATGGACTAACAACAAGTAACCCAATTGAAAAATCTGGTAAATATAACGATGAAACAGGTCAAATTGATTGGACCATTGTTGCCAATGAGAATGGAACAGATATTAACAATGTTATTATTGAAGATGAGCTACCAGATGCGTTAACACTCGTCAAAGAGACATTGAAAGTTAATAAATATGTTGATGGTTCTCAATCTGAAGTAATAGAAATTGGCCCGGCTAACTTCCCAATCGAACTTGGAGAAACAGCTGCAAATGAACATTATGAAATCAAATTTAGTACAGACATTGATTACACAGCCGTTAACGAAGGTAATTACCAGAAAACAAATAGCTTTACAAACACCACGACATTAAAAGATGGAAAAGATGAACTTGGTGACGATGGTGCCACAGTGGACTTTGACAGGGAACCCCTTTTAGAAAAAGCGGGTAAATCCAATGTCGACTATGATAATAAAACATTGAGCTGGACAATCGATGTCAACAAGGCAAAGCATCCATTTGGTGATCTTACAATTACAGATACTATTCCAGATGGTTTGAGCCTCGCAGAAGATGATATTGAAATCACCGATGAAGACGGAAATGATTTTCCTGCAGAGAGTATAGACATCGATCAAAAAGAAGTTACTATCAATCTTAGTGATGTTGGAACAAAGCATCTGACAATAGAGTACACAACAGATATTGAAAAATTTGATGTAGATAATTTTAAGAACACCGTTTCAATAGGTGGAGATGGCATCGGTGAGGGTGATCATGATACAGGTCACGAAATTACTCCACCAGGAAATAGTTTCGATAAAAACTTTGAAGGTATCGATTATAATAAAAAGACCATGGATTGGTCTCTTAAAGTAGATCCAAAAAGAGAAGCGATAACTGACCTTGAAATTACGGATACTTTCCCAAATCAGGGAATGATTCTAGACGATGACTCTGTAGAGGTTAATCATTCCAATCAAGATAAATCTTTAGTGAAAGGAACAGATTATACTTTAGAGCCAATAGGTGAAGGCTATCAAAAAGGGTTCACCATCAAACTTATAGGTGACTTCTCATCGTTGGATAAAGGATATTTAACCGTCGATTATACAACTTCCTATGATCCTGAGTTTGAAGTCGGTGGTAATACTTTGGACCCACACGTGAATACAGAGGGAAATGAACAGGTTTATGTAAACAAAGCAAACTATCAAGGAACAACGGAAAATGGTAATGGATTTAATGAGGATAGAGAAGCCGATACTATAGTCAGAGAAGATTCTTGGAACAGCGGTAAAAAAGAAGGAAAGCTCGTTAATGTAGATAGTGATGGCAATTTAGAAGACGGCTGGCAAAGCGGTTCAGAAAGAAAAATAGCCTGGCAACTATATACAAACTACCAAAAACAAAACCTTGGTGATAACGTAGAAATTACAGACACACTGGACTATAAAGGTGAAATTGATGAGGACAGCATCAAAGTTTCAACGTACGATGTAGATTCCGGTGGTAAAACAACGATCAATGAAGATGATGTATTAGATTCATCCAAATATACTGTAAATGTAACTGGCGATGAATTTACATTGACGTTTGATGAAACAGTAGAAAAGCGTTACGTTGTGGAATTCTTAACAACCGTACCTGATATTTCTCAGGAAAGATATACCAACAAAGCAACCGTTAAAGTTGGAAGTGATGAATACCCGTATTCTGGAACAGTAGATTATAAAGAATATGACCATTTTCTGGATAAATCAGCAATTGGCCAAGAAGGTTCTGATGTCTACATTGGTGATGAAATCGATTGGGAAGTCAATGTAAACGACAGCTTGTCTGTAATCGAAAATCCAGAAATAATAGATACGATTAGTGCTGGACTGGAATATGTCGAAGGCACACTCGAAGTTTCAACTAAAGATGGGAAATCATTAAGTGAGGGAACAGATTACACTCTAACAAAAACAACAACAGAAGCAGGGGAAACCGTTCTTACCATTGAACTCAAGGAAACCTTAGATCAAGCATTAACTCTTAACTACACAACAGTCGTCACTGCCGAAGATGGAGATACAGTGAACAATAAAATTTCTTTAAACGGTGAAAACATTGAGACCGAAACGATCACTTCGGAAGAACTCACTGCCGAGCAGTTCAGTTGGGTAGAGGGAGAGTTTAATGAAAATCGCGGAGCTTTGCAGATTACTAAAGTTGACTCTGAAACAGGAGATCCCATTGCCAACAACCCTGCCACGTTTGAGTTATATTATAATTTAAACGGTGAGCGTGTACAATTTGGTGATCAGTATCAAACTGATGAGAACGGACAACTTCTAATTGGTAATTTGCCGCTTAGAACCTATTATGTAAAAGAAGTAGAGGCACCGACCGGCTACATCATCGATGGAACTGAACAAGAAATTGATGTAACCGACCCATATGGTTCTGAAGAAAACGTTTATGAGATGGAGTTTACAAACACTGTAGAGAAAACAGACATTTCCGTTACAAAAGAATGGGAAGATGCCCATGATCAGGATGGTGCCCGCCCAGATTCTGTAGATGTTCAGTTGTTGGCGGATAATGAACCGATAGGAGTTAGTGAGGAACTCTCGGAAAAGAACGATTGGACCCATGAGTGGAAAAATTTAGATGAATATCAGTCTAATGGAGATAAAATTAACTACACTGTCGAAGAAGTCGACGTACCTGAAGGATATAAGTCTCAAATTGATAAGGCTGACGATAGTAACATAACCATTACAAACACTTATGAACCGAAAACGATAGATGTTTTAGTTTCCAAAAAATGGGACGATGCAGAGGATCAGGATGGCTTTCGTCCGAACAACGTCACAGTTAACCTGCTGAATGGCAGTGAAGTTGTGAGAGAAGTAAAATTAAATAAAGATAACGGATGGCAGCATACATTCGCGGATTTGCCGAAGTTTGCTGATGGGGTGGAAATTGATTACAGTGTAACAGAGGATTCTGTTGGGCATTATTCAACAGACATTGTAACGACCAATACAGAGGAAGGTTTAAGCAGTGTCATAACAAATTCCTATACTCCTGAAAAAACAACTGCAACTGTCACGAAAGTCTGGAAGGACGGAGAGAATCAAGATGGCAATCGTCCAAAAACAGTTACAGTGCAATTGCTGGCAGATGGGAACCCGCATGGTGATCCGGTAGAAGTTTCCGCCACAGATAGCTGGACATACACGTGGAAAGGGCTTGACCTGAAATCGGATGGAGAACCAATCGAGTACACAGTTGAAGAAAAGGGAGTTTCCGAAGAGTATGAAGTGAGTCTTGATAATAAAGACCATGGAAACTTAGTCATTACCAACGCTTATGAACCAGAAACAACAGAAATATCAGTAGCAAAATCTTGGGATGACAACAGTAATCAAGACGGCGTTCGTCCAGATAATGTAACAGTTAATTTACTGGCTGACGGCGAAGTTGAAAGAACAACTGTGTTAAATGCAGAGAAGGGGTGGAAGCATACGTTTACAGATCTGCCTGTAAATGAGAACGGTGATAAAATTAAGTACACAGTTACTGAGAACAATGTTCCAGAATACAGTTCATCAATTGAAGTAGACCCAGAATCAGAGAATGGCTATGTTGTGACAAACACACATACACCTGCTGAAACAAGTGCTACAGTTACAAAAGACTGGAATGATGAGAGGAACCAGGATGGCAAGCGTCCAGAAAGCATCGAGGTTCAATTAACAGCGGATGGTGAGCCAGTTGGAGAAACGGTTACCTTGTCTAAAAAAGATAAGTGGTCGCATACTTGGAACGGACTGGACCTGTATGCTGATGGGAAAGAGATTGATTATTCAGTGAAAGAACTGGATGTTCCAGAAAAGTACACTGTCACCGTTAATGATAAGAATCATGGAAACATAATCATTACCAATAGCTATATACCTGAAAGGACAGAAGTTCCTGTTATAAAAATATGGGATGATGCTGATGACCAAGACGGAGAACGTCCTGCACACATCAAACTTAATTTACTGAATGATCGTGGAGAAATTGTCAAATCCGCAGTCGTTCAAGAACAAGAAGGCAATGAATGGGAATACACTTTCACGGATATACCGAAGTACGAGAAGGGTAAGGAAATCAACTACCGGGTAACAGAAGACTTTGTTTCAGATTACTCTACAACCATTGAAGAGAACCCGGAAGCGGAAAATGGATTTGTAGTTAAAAACGCTTATACCCCTGAAAAAACAAGTGTTACAGTTACAAAAGGCTGGAATGATGAAGAGAACCAGGATGGAAAGCGTCCGGAAAGTATTGATGTTCAATTAACAGCTGATGGTGAACCAGTTGGAGAAGCGGTTACCTTATCAAAAGCAGAAAATTGGACGCATACCTGGAGCGAACTGGACCAATATGCTGATGGCGAAGAAATTGACTACTCAGTGGAAGAACTGGATGTTCCAGAGGCGTATACTGTAACAATTAATGATAAGAATCATGGAAACATCATGATTACCAACAGTTATACACCTGAAAAGACAGAAGTTCCTGTAACAAAAACGTGGAAGGATGATGATAACCAGGACGGTACTCGTTCAAAGGCTATCACTGTAAATCTCTTGGCAAACAGTAAAATTGTCGACACAGTTGTTGTAACTAAAACAGATAACTGGAAGTATACCTTTACCAACTTATCGAAATACGAAGCTGGTGAGGAAATAGAATACACAATAACAGAGAATGCTGTAGAAGGTTACGATACCACTATTGGTGGTTACAACATCGTAAACCTCCGCGTCGGCGAAACTGAAGTGATGGGTGAAAAAACGTGGTTGGATGATACCTCTGAAGTTCGCCCTGATACTATTACCGTCAATTTGCTGCAGAACGGTGAAAAAATCAGTACTAAAGAAGTGACAGCAGAAGATGACTGGGCATACAGCTTTACCGACCTCGAAAAGTTTGACGAGCAAGGTGTGGAATACGAGTACACAGTTGAAGAAAAACCAGTTGATGGTTACAAAACAACCATCAACGGCTTCGATATCACAAACACTCGGGTAGGCTTAACGGATCTTGAAGTGTCTAAGACTTGGAAAGGTGATACTTCAGAAGATCGGCCAGATGCCATTACTGTTGACTTGTTGCAAAAT